The proteins below come from a single Kitasatospora sp. NBC_00315 genomic window:
- a CDS encoding helicase associated domain-containing protein translates to MAARAWWLECDGRVDWPALPLEPEFEGEQLGKFVARVLVGETQLWREGIGHARRWFEETGGLDVPYSALVGESGNYPLGKWLSDRRSENADGELASYRVAMLDALGMIWSVSDARFEAGLDWARVWAKDHGGSLAAPARASIGGYAIGTWLSELRAAAQVPAEEQGALDPEWRRQLEEIDPWWCPA, encoded by the coding sequence GTGGCCGCCAGGGCGTGGTGGCTGGAGTGCGACGGCCGGGTCGACTGGCCCGCCCTTCCGCTGGAGCCCGAGTTCGAGGGAGAGCAGCTGGGGAAGTTCGTCGCCCGGGTGCTGGTCGGTGAGACGCAGCTGTGGCGTGAGGGGATTGGTCATGCGAGGCGGTGGTTCGAGGAGACCGGCGGCCTTGATGTTCCTTATTCGGCGCTTGTCGGGGAATCCGGGAATTATCCGCTCGGGAAGTGGTTGTCGGACCGGCGCAGTGAGAATGCGGACGGTGAGTTGGCGTCATACCGGGTGGCGATGCTGGACGCGCTCGGGATGATCTGGTCCGTCTCCGATGCCCGGTTCGAGGCCGGGCTGGACTGGGCGCGGGTGTGGGCGAAGGACCACGGCGGCTCTCTGGCGGCGCCGGCGCGGGCCTCGATCGGCGGGTACGCGATCGGCACGTGGCTGTCCGAGCTGCGGGCCGCCGCGCAGGTGCCGGCCGAGGAGCAGGGGGCTCTGGACCCGGAGTGGCGGCGGCAGTTGGAGGAGATCGACCCGTGGTGGTGCCCGGCCTAG
- a CDS encoding HEAT repeat domain-containing protein — MPDNELESGPKRQALYLGLLELKERAERARKARQELYGQLELEKAVRRTGRAGTETFAGKRISSWVPPAGRAGGARVPQDAEVLLAVVAVWSSWAGAPSLSADGRVEERWLRAERARWVRLLDGARAEREAARAIGAGDGAAQDQVRAAEWAAAVEAYLRRVQEVHRRLNLDVLGSSSSAGEQPVIEVRQVFMAQLCRPHVAQVPGEVRRLLMAANELAEADLPPGMAAEAARTLRKDYHAQPARPVLEVLAGEGGRRVVVLGDPGAGKSTLAKYVALALAGALEELPGELGGLAGLVPVVVELRQYAQARWRERTIEDFLEQVDQQDRMCLTRPLLEGLLARGRAVVFFDGLDEVFDPAVRAETARRITAFAAAHPDVRVVVTSREYGYRAGEFTAAGFAQVMLQDLDRGQVEQFIRRWYTAAHPENPSLSSQLTQRLLGAVRGVRAVAELAGNPLLLTVLASMGLGKTIPRERREVYAHAVEVLIEQWDKDAKFLDPHSSVTGEAAQALEWLNVDRRLKVLQRIARRMQEGAGRPAGTFIQHSELTAIISTYLTEQNISRTAADIAARHVVERLRTRNFLLAHYGGGIYGFVHRTFLEYLAATDLLDRAFEEDWTRDETVGLLAGHAEDPAWHEVLLLTAGNLKQRDVAAFIAHLLQQHRRHREPRDASVPMLVLAIRVLAEVKEIGASPAPGAKDRHLSVAAQSDAVIDTLTTTMRQSVYLFIEEALPALGTFDRFWSGRDRYLRWYYASYQRGTAIQSSDVAAALSRDLDETAHQARTPWDPFLRGDALRVLGERWPDHENTYQSVLAATTDTEPNVRANALHVLGRHWPEHEDTHRAVLAATTDTQPNVRANALHVLGRHWPEHEDTQQTVLAATTDTEPNVRTTALHVLGEHWPEHEDTQQAVLAATTDTQPGIRANALDVLGRYWPEHEDAHRAVLAATTDTEPNVRTTALDVLGERWPDHENTYQSVLAATTDTEPNVRTTALDVLGEHWPEREDTHRAVLAATTDTEPNVRTTALDVLGRYWPEHEDTQQTVLAATTDTEPNVRTTALHVLGEHWPEHEDTHRAVLAATTDTEPNVRTTALHVLGEHWPEHEDTQQTVLAATTDTEPNVRTTALHVLGEHWPEHEDTHRAVLAATTDTEPNVRTTALHVLGEHWPEHEDTQQTVLAATTDTEPNVRTTALHVLGWHWPEHEDTQQAVLAATTDTEPNVRTTALHVLAARFPGVAWPVVREHTASDQPADIRVYVIKLLALLWPNEPDTLPLIRAMEQHDDEDVSRTAKEALGLLEYQPRSGGSRK; from the coding sequence ATGCCGGACAACGAGCTGGAGTCGGGGCCGAAGCGGCAGGCGCTGTACCTGGGCCTGCTGGAGTTGAAGGAGCGGGCGGAGCGGGCTCGCAAGGCCCGGCAGGAGTTGTACGGGCAGCTGGAGCTGGAGAAGGCTGTACGGCGTACCGGGCGGGCCGGGACGGAGACGTTCGCCGGGAAGCGGATCAGCTCATGGGTGCCTCCGGCCGGCCGTGCGGGCGGGGCGCGGGTGCCGCAGGATGCTGAGGTGCTGCTGGCGGTGGTGGCGGTGTGGTCGTCCTGGGCCGGGGCGCCGTCGCTGTCGGCCGATGGCCGGGTGGAGGAGAGGTGGCTGCGCGCGGAGCGGGCCCGGTGGGTGCGGCTGCTGGACGGGGCCCGGGCAGAGCGTGAGGCTGCCCGGGCAATCGGCGCGGGCGATGGCGCCGCGCAGGACCAGGTGCGCGCCGCCGAGTGGGCGGCGGCCGTGGAGGCTTACCTGCGGCGGGTGCAGGAGGTCCACCGGCGGCTGAACCTCGACGTCCTCGGATCCTCAAGCAGCGCCGGTGAGCAGCCGGTGATCGAGGTGCGGCAGGTGTTCATGGCGCAGTTGTGCCGTCCGCATGTGGCGCAGGTTCCGGGTGAGGTGCGCCGGTTGCTGATGGCGGCGAACGAGCTGGCGGAGGCGGATCTGCCGCCGGGGATGGCGGCCGAAGCGGCCCGCACCCTGCGGAAGGATTACCACGCGCAGCCCGCGCGGCCGGTGTTGGAGGTGCTGGCGGGTGAGGGGGGTCGGCGGGTGGTGGTGCTGGGTGATCCAGGTGCGGGGAAGTCGACGCTGGCGAAGTACGTGGCGTTGGCGTTGGCGGGGGCGTTGGAGGAGCTGCCGGGCGAGCTGGGCGGGCTTGCCGGGTTGGTGCCGGTGGTGGTGGAGCTGCGCCAGTACGCGCAGGCGCGGTGGCGTGAGCGGACGATCGAGGACTTCCTGGAGCAGGTGGACCAGCAGGACCGGATGTGCCTGACGCGGCCGCTCCTGGAGGGTCTGCTCGCGCGGGGGCGGGCCGTGGTGTTCTTCGACGGCCTGGACGAGGTGTTCGACCCGGCCGTGCGGGCGGAGACCGCGCGGCGGATCACCGCGTTCGCCGCGGCCCACCCGGACGTGCGGGTGGTGGTGACGTCGCGGGAGTACGGCTACCGGGCGGGTGAGTTCACCGCGGCCGGGTTCGCCCAGGTGATGCTCCAGGACCTGGACCGCGGGCAGGTCGAGCAGTTCATCCGCCGCTGGTACACCGCAGCGCATCCGGAGAACCCCTCCCTCTCCTCGCAGCTCACCCAGCGTCTGCTGGGGGCGGTGCGGGGGGTGCGGGCGGTGGCGGAGCTGGCCGGCAACCCGTTGCTGCTGACCGTCCTTGCGTCGATGGGGCTCGGCAAGACCATCCCCCGTGAGCGCCGTGAGGTCTACGCCCACGCGGTGGAGGTCCTCATCGAGCAGTGGGACAAGGACGCCAAGTTCCTCGACCCGCACTCGTCCGTCACCGGGGAGGCCGCCCAGGCCCTGGAGTGGCTCAACGTCGACCGGCGCCTGAAAGTGCTGCAGCGCATCGCCCGCCGCATGCAGGAAGGAGCTGGCCGACCCGCCGGCACGTTCATCCAGCACAGCGAACTGACCGCCATCATCAGCACCTACCTCACCGAACAGAACATCTCCCGCACCGCCGCCGACATAGCCGCCCGCCACGTCGTCGAACGGCTGCGCACCCGCAACTTCCTGCTCGCGCACTACGGCGGTGGCATCTACGGGTTCGTCCACCGCACGTTCCTCGAATACCTCGCCGCCACCGACCTCCTGGACCGCGCCTTCGAGGAGGACTGGACACGCGACGAGACGGTCGGTCTCCTGGCCGGCCACGCCGAGGACCCGGCGTGGCACGAGGTCCTGCTGCTCACGGCCGGCAACCTAAAGCAGCGTGACGTGGCGGCCTTCATCGCGCACCTCCTCCAACAGCACCGACGCCATCGGGAGCCCAGGGATGCGTCGGTGCCGATGCTGGTGCTGGCCATCCGCGTCCTGGCCGAGGTCAAGGAGATCGGTGCCTCCCCCGCCCCGGGTGCCAAGGACCGGCACCTGTCCGTGGCCGCGCAGAGCGACGCCGTCATCGACACCCTCACCACCACCATGCGCCAGTCCGTGTACCTCTTCATCGAGGAGGCCCTGCCCGCTCTCGGCACCTTCGACCGTTTCTGGAGCGGCCGGGACCGCTACCTGCGCTGGTACTACGCCAGCTATCAGCGGGGCACTGCGATTCAGAGCAGCGACGTCGCTGCGGCCCTGAGCCGCGACCTGGACGAAACAGCACACCAGGCACGTACCCCCTGGGATCCGTTTCTCCGCGGCGACGCGCTGCGGGTCCTCGGGGAGCGGTGGCCGGACCATGAGAACACCTACCAGAGCGTTCTCGCCGCCACCACCGACACCGAACCGAACGTCCGCGCCAACGCCCTGCACGTCCTCGGACGGCACTGGCCAGAGCACGAAGACACCCACCGGGCCGTCCTCGCCGCCACCACCGACACCCAACCGAACGTCCGCGCCAACGCCCTGCACGTCCTCGGACGGCACTGGCCAGAGCACGAAGACACCCAGCAGACCGTCCTCGCCGCCACCACCGACACCGAACCGAACGTCCGCACCACCGCCCTGCACGTCCTCGGGGAGCACTGGCCGGAGCACGAAGACACCCAGCAGGCCGTCCTCGCCGCCACCACCGACACCCAACCGGGCATCCGCGCCAACGCCCTGGACGTCCTCGGGCGGTACTGGCCGGAGCACGAAGACGCCCACCGGGCCGTCCTCGCCGCCACCACCGACACCGAACCGAACGTCCGCACCACCGCCCTGGACGTCCTCGGGGAGCGGTGGCCGGACCATGAGAACACCTACCAGAGCGTCCTCGCCGCCACCACCGACACCGAACCGAACGTCCGCACCACCGCCCTGGACGTCCTCGGGGAGCACTGGCCGGAGCGCGAAGACACCCACCGGGCCGTCCTCGCCGCCACCACCGACACCGAACCGAACGTCCGCACCACCGCCCTGGACGTCCTCGGGCGGTACTGGCCGGAGCACGAAGACACCCAGCAGACCGTCCTCGCCGCCACCACCGACACCGAACCGAACGTCCGCACCACCGCCCTGCACGTCCTCGGGGAGCACTGGCCAGAGCACGAAGACACCCACCGGGCCGTCCTCGCCGCCACCACCGACACCGAACCGAACGTCCGCACCACCGCCCTGCACGTCCTCGGGGAGCACTGGCCAGAGCACGAAGACACCCAGCAGACCGTCCTCGCCGCCACCACCGACACCGAACCGAACGTCCGCACCACCGCCCTGCACGTCCTCGGGGAGCACTGGCCAGAGCACGAAGACACCCACCGGGCCGTCCTCGCCGCCACCACCGACACCGAACCGAACGTCCGCACCACCGCCCTGCACGTCCTCGGGGAGCACTGGCCAGAGCACGAAGACACCCAGCAGACCGTCCTCGCCGCCACCACCGACACCGAACCGAACGTCCGCACCACCGCCCTGCACGTCCTCGGATGGCACTGGCCGGAGCACGAAGACACCCAGCAGGCCGTCCTCGCCGCCACCACCGACACCGAACCGAACGTCCGCACCACCGCCCTGCACGTCCTTGCGGCCAGGTTCCCGGGTGTGGCGTGGCCCGTTGTGCGCGAGCACACCGCGAGCGACCAGCCGGCCGACATCAGGGTGTACGTGATCAAGCTGCTCGCGCTGCTGTGGCCTAACGAACCCGACACCCTCCCTCTCATCCGAGCCATGGAGCAGCACGACGATGAGGATGTGAGCCGGACAGCCAAGGAAGCCTTGGGGCTGTTGGAGTACCAGCCCCGCTCGGGGGGCTCTCGGAAGTAG
- a CDS encoding RNA polymerase sigma factor, whose protein sequence is MIERVAEETGPTEAGSGLEHGPATDTGEHIGKIYSSIPEQGSITVTDEHIATIYTLLPRYLRGKGATREQSEDGTQHALERVLTRAQRPPALRDPVAYAYRVGQNWLFTQWNKKEMASDEIGERPGLWFEPDTDLDRSLQCGHFVNEALKACDTYLSRRQSEVFHLLFEAKLTPEQAAEVMGLSLATVQSHLYRGTHALARNRSELWDRLLP, encoded by the coding sequence ATGATCGAGCGCGTTGCCGAGGAAACCGGCCCCACGGAGGCCGGATCCGGCCTGGAACACGGGCCGGCCACGGACACCGGCGAGCACATCGGCAAGATCTACTCCAGCATCCCCGAACAGGGAAGCATCACGGTCACCGATGAACACATTGCCACGATCTACACCCTCCTGCCGCGCTACCTGCGCGGCAAGGGGGCAACCAGGGAACAGTCCGAGGACGGCACCCAGCACGCCCTCGAGAGGGTACTCACCCGCGCCCAGCGCCCCCCGGCACTTCGTGACCCGGTCGCCTACGCCTACCGCGTCGGCCAGAACTGGCTGTTCACGCAGTGGAACAAAAAGGAGATGGCCAGCGATGAGATCGGCGAGCGGCCCGGCCTGTGGTTCGAGCCGGACACCGACCTCGACCGCTCGCTCCAGTGCGGCCACTTCGTCAACGAGGCCCTCAAGGCCTGCGACACATACCTGAGTCGGCGCCAGAGCGAGGTGTTCCACCTCCTCTTCGAGGCCAAGCTCACGCCCGAGCAGGCAGCAGAGGTCATGGGCCTCTCCCTGGCAACGGTGCAGTCGCACCTCTACCGCGGCACGCACGCACTCGCCCGTAACCGTTCGGAACTGTGGGACCGCCTCCTCCCGTAG
- a CDS encoding helicase associated domain-containing protein encodes MFEGEQLGRWVLAQRAGWPGLEEDQRDLLSAIGIEADPELVAAKAAAEAKPALSRTDRFAQGLAALAQFVEREGHARVPRAHKEVLESVEAGPGGEDQVVVQHVALGAWLNNQKARRAKLTQGQLAQVAEHGVEWA; translated from the coding sequence GTGTTCGAGGGTGAGCAGCTCGGCCGGTGGGTCCTCGCGCAGCGGGCCGGCTGGCCCGGTCTGGAGGAGGACCAGCGGGACCTGCTGTCCGCGATCGGCATCGAGGCCGACCCCGAGCTGGTGGCCGCCAAGGCCGCCGCCGAGGCGAAGCCGGCGCTGTCCCGCACGGACCGGTTCGCTCAGGGCCTGGCCGCGCTCGCCCAGTTCGTCGAGCGGGAAGGCCATGCGCGAGTGCCCCGGGCGCACAAGGAGGTGCTGGAGAGCGTGGAGGCCGGCCCCGGCGGCGAGGACCAGGTCGTGGTGCAGCACGTGGCGCTCGGCGCGTGGCTCAACAACCAGAAAGCCCGCCGGGCGAAGCTGACGCAGGGCCAGCTCGCGCAGGTCGCCGAGCATGGCGTGGAGTGGGCATAG